The proteins below come from a single Nocardioides eburneiflavus genomic window:
- a CDS encoding IS3 family transposase (programmed frameshift), which translates to MARPSKYPPELRERAVRMVLESRVDYPHEAAAIRSIAAKLGITSTESVRKWVRQAEIDGGVRAGKTSEELAEIKALKRENAELRRANEILKSASGFLRGGARPPQQVLIDFIDTHRADYGIEPICRVLAEHGIKIAPSTYYDARVRRPSRRARRDAEIVAVIAAERGRQRLLARFGSRKMWLHLRRQGHDVARCTIERLYRQQGWEGARRLKKVRTTIADPAADRPLDRVDRQFWAARPNQLWVADFTYVATWSGTVYVAFIFDVFSRRIVGWRAATRMTTDLVLDTLEHAIWTRQQAGITDLSGLVHHTDAGSQYVSFAFTERLVDEGVDPSVGSVGDAYDNALAESQIGLYKAELIRPEGPWRGVEHVELETLNWVDFFNNERPHEAIDDLTPVEAEELHYAARNQLTPTG; encoded by the exons ATGGCACGTCCCTCGAAGTACCCGCCCGAGTTGCGTGAGCGCGCGGTGCGGATGGTGTTGGAGTCGCGTGTGGACTATCCGCACGAGGCGGCTGCGATCAGGTCGATCGCGGCGAAGCTCGGGATCACCTCGACCGAGTCGGTGCGCAAGTGGGTCAGGCAGGCCGAGATCGATGGTGGTGTCCGGGCCGGGAAGACCAGCGAGGAGCTGGCTGAGATCAAGGCGCTGAAGCGGGAGAACGCCGAGCTGCGGCGGGCGAACGAGATCTTGAAGAGCGCCTCGG GCTTTCTTCGCGGCGGAGCTCGACCGCCCCAACAGGTATTGATCGACTTCATCGACACCCACAGGGCCGACTACGGGATCGAGCCGATCTGTCGTGTGCTCGCCGAGCACGGGATCAAGATCGCCCCGTCGACCTACTACGACGCCAGGGTTAGACGGCCCTCGCGACGTGCTCGGCGTGACGCCGAGATCGTCGCGGTGATCGCGGCCGAGAGGGGCCGGCAACGGCTGCTGGCGCGGTTCGGGTCACGCAAGATGTGGCTCCACCTACGCCGGCAGGGTCACGACGTGGCCAGGTGCACGATCGAGCGGCTGTACCGCCAGCAGGGCTGGGAGGGCGCACGACGGTTGAAGAAGGTCCGCACCACCATCGCCGATCCCGCGGCCGACCGTCCCCTGGATCGTGTGGACCGGCAGTTCTGGGCTGCGCGTCCGAACCAGCTGTGGGTTGCTGACTTCACCTACGTCGCGACCTGGTCCGGCACCGTCTACGTCGCATTCATCTTCGACGTGTTCTCCCGCCGCATCGTGGGCTGGCGGGCAGCGACGAGGATGACGACCGACCTGGTCCTCGACACTCTCGAGCACGCGATCTGGACTCGCCAGCAGGCCGGCATCACCGACCTGTCGGGGTTGGTCCATCACACCGATGCCGGGTCGCAGTACGTCAGTTTCGCGTTCACCGAACGGCTCGTTGACGAGGGCGTCGACCCTTCTGTCGGATCGGTCGGCGATGCCTACGATAACGCGCTCGCCGAGTCTCAGATCGGGCTCTACAAGGCTGAGCTGATCCGTCCCGAAGGACCTTGGCGCGGTGTCGAGCACGTCGAGCTCGAGACCCTCAACTGGGTCGACTTCTTCAACAACGAGCGCCCGCACGAGGCCATCGACGACCTGACCCCGGTCGAGGCCGAAGAACTTCACTACGCTGCAAGAAACCAGCTCACGCCGACCGGCTGA
- a CDS encoding histone-like nucleoid-structuring protein Lsr2, with protein sequence MTRHDWTVAKTTVIQVTDDLDGSKDATEVAFSFDGVDYTIDLSKKNAAAMAKAFRPYLDAATKVSGRGNRARRTRPSRSTGPRKDLAAIREWARGQGLEVSDRGRVPAGVVEQYDAAH encoded by the coding sequence GTGACCCGCCACGATTGGACCGTGGCGAAAACAACGGTTATTCAGGTCACGGACGATCTCGACGGCTCGAAGGACGCAACTGAGGTCGCTTTCTCGTTCGATGGCGTCGACTACACGATTGACCTGTCGAAGAAGAATGCTGCCGCGATGGCGAAGGCTTTCCGGCCGTACCTCGATGCGGCAACGAAGGTCAGTGGTCGAGGCAACCGCGCAAGACGCACGAGGCCGTCTCGGAGCACTGGGCCGCGCAAGGACTTGGCCGCCATTCGAGAATGGGCGCGGGGCCAAGGCCTCGAAGTGTCCGACCGAGGACGGGTCCCCGCCGGTGTTGTCGAACAGTACGACGCCGCACACTAG
- a CDS encoding thioredoxin family protein, with protein sequence MKVELLYFDGCPNWTVADERLAEAVQLVPRDDVTVHRRKVETQEDAIAVGFAGSPTILVDEHDPFATGDEQAGLACRVYSTPDGLAGSPTLAQLVEVLS encoded by the coding sequence ATGAAGGTTGAGTTGCTCTACTTCGACGGGTGCCCAAACTGGACGGTGGCTGATGAGCGCCTCGCGGAGGCTGTCCAACTCGTGCCACGTGATGACGTCACGGTTCATCGGCGCAAGGTAGAGACGCAGGAGGACGCCATCGCCGTCGGCTTCGCCGGTTCCCCGACGATCCTCGTTGACGAGCACGATCCTTTCGCGACTGGTGATGAGCAGGCGGGATTGGCGTGCCGCGTTTACTCAACGCCGGATGGATTGGCCGGGTCGCCCACCCTGGCGCAGTTGGTCGAGGTGCTGTCATGA